The Mesorhizobium sp. B1-1-8 genome contains a region encoding:
- a CDS encoding beta strand repeat-containing protein, which produces MRRPTRFRKASPNGATVGITAASSDVNGGTVTYSLTGDTSGGGFTIDSVTGIVTVADATKIDFESAPGHAYGVTVQASDGTLTSSQTFTIAVTDVAPSQPTDGDAATNTVSEGVANGATVGITAASSDVNGGTVTYSLTGDTSGGGFTIDSVTGIVTVADATKIDFESAPGHAYGVTVQASDGTLTSSQTFTIAVTDVNEAPTVTSGATASVAENAPASTVVYTATATDPDTTAPNNTKTWSLTGTDASLLSINSSGQVTLNASANFEVKSSYSFNVVDTDGGGLSDSKAVVLSVTDVNEAPTVTSAATASVAENAPASTVVYTATATDPDTTAPNNTKTWSLTGTDASLLTINASTGAVTLNASANFEAKNSYSFNVVDTDGGSLTGSKAVVLSITNVNEAPTVPTDANSANNFVAANAANGTVIGVTANSTDPDAGDTVTYSFTSNPSNLFAINSTTGVVTVADGSNLNAGSYTIGVQATDNHGLAGPSSNFTVAVAGISASLTDAQIGGLETGNQLNKNLSLGTFKIIGDPDGSHTYTYTLAAGGDSSKFSVDSSTGLLSVGGSNVGTNQTYHVTVNATSGSISLSVPVNIIVGDTGNNTLSATNGINLFYGLNNTDVITGGSGFDGIVAGAGTDTLTGNGGGDFLAGGGQSDTFKYNAITDSQSGVVNNVANYDTIADFTSGTDKIDLTSFTAAAFTTFKTSDVGAASIAAHTIAWHFDSANNQTIVYANQTSGALAQGNSGLLEIHLAGTSSVAVGDFLDTGGLSLVAPAGTSGEPINLALTDPSHEGALVTVTVKDVPSGWTIDGATHNADGSWTIESTNLHDLTVTTPASFTGAAVLDVQMTWVNADGTTGSAWIADNVEAYAPGSPIFAWSGDDVLTGSSGNDLFVFSQPIGNDTVHSFDAAADQVDLIGYSGFQSFADVQAHMVDDTNGNAVITLGDGQSITLEGVHSSALGAGNFAFDQTPVVNNPGTVTLGDGAMLPLSGTINNSGLIALDSTGNETLLELIQHGITLQGGGQIALSDSYWNVISGTGPDVTLTNVDNTISGAGQLGGGMLSLDNQGTIIASGANALVIDTGGSVVTNSGTLEATGSGGLTVTGALANSGMLLANGGDIFIHGQVTGDGDATIGNLSKLEFGAASSTDVTFAQNAAGTLQLDDSFDFSGRIGGMTSDDKIDLEDILFGTGTTAAYQADLDGAGGTLTVTDGIHNATLHLLGVHDTTSFTLADDGTGRTVVQLTTSEFVA; this is translated from the coding sequence ATGCGGCGACCAACACGGTTTCGGAAGGCGTCGCCCAACGGGGCGACGGTCGGGATCACGGCGGCCTCGAGCGACGTCAACGGCGGCACGGTCACGTACTCGCTGACCGGCGACACCTCGGGTGGCGGGTTCACGATCGACAGCGTCACCGGCATCGTGACGGTGGCGGACGCCACCAAGATCGACTTCGAGAGCGCACCTGGCCACGCCTATGGCGTCACGGTTCAGGCTTCCGACGGGACCCTGACCAGCAGCCAGACCTTCACCATTGCGGTGACCGACGTTGCGCCGTCGCAGCCGACGGACGGCGATGCGGCGACCAACACGGTTTCGGAAGGCGTCGCCAACGGGGCGACGGTCGGGATCACGGCGGCCTCGAGCGACGTCAACGGCGGCACGGTCACGTACTCGCTGACCGGCGACACCTCGGGTGGCGGGTTCACGATCGACAGCGTCACCGGCATCGTGACGGTGGCGGACGCCACCAAGATCGACTTCGAGAGCGCACCTGGCCACGCCTATGGCGTCACGGTTCAGGCTTCCGACGGGACCCTGACCAGCAGCCAGACCTTCACCATTGCGGTGACCGACGTCAACGAGGCGCCGACGGTGACCTCGGGTGCGACGGCAAGCGTGGCGGAGAACGCTCCGGCCAGCACCGTGGTGTATACCGCGACGGCGACCGATCCAGACACCACGGCGCCGAACAATACCAAGACCTGGAGCTTGACCGGCACCGACGCGTCGCTGTTGAGCATCAATTCCAGCGGCCAAGTGACGCTCAACGCCTCGGCCAACTTCGAGGTCAAGAGCTCCTACAGCTTCAATGTGGTGGACACTGACGGCGGCGGCCTGAGCGACAGCAAGGCCGTGGTGCTGAGCGTCACCGACGTCAACGAGGCGCCGACGGTGACCTCGGCCGCGACGGCGAGCGTGGCGGAGAACGCGCCGGCCAGCACGGTGGTTTACACCGCCACGGCGACCGATCCAGACACCACAGCGCCGAACAACACCAAGACCTGGAGTCTGACCGGCACGGATGCATCATTGCTGACCATTAACGCCAGCACCGGAGCGGTCACGCTCAACGCTTCGGCCAACTTCGAGGCGAAGAATTCCTACAGCTTCAATGTGGTGGACACTGACGGCGGCAGCCTGACCGGCAGCAAGGCTGTGGTGCTGAGCATCACCAATGTCAACGAGGCGCCGACGGTGCCTACCGATGCCAACAGCGCGAACAATTTTGTCGCCGCAAACGCCGCGAATGGCACGGTCATAGGGGTCACGGCAAATTCGACCGATCCCGACGCCGGAGATACGGTTACCTATAGCTTTACGAGCAATCCCAGCAACCTGTTCGCAATCAACTCGACAACCGGAGTCGTAACCGTCGCCGACGGCTCGAATCTCAACGCGGGCTCTTACACGATTGGGGTTCAGGCCACCGATAATCACGGCCTAGCCGGTCCTAGCAGCAACTTTACCGTCGCGGTCGCCGGTATTAGTGCGTCGCTCACAGATGCTCAAATTGGTGGGCTCGAGACGGGAAACCAATTAAACAAGAATCTCTCGCTGGGGACTTTCAAAATCATCGGAGACCCAGACGGGAGCCACACATATACATACACTCTCGCGGCGGGAGGGGACAGCAGCAAGTTCAGCGTAGACAGCAGCACGGGGCTACTGTCGGTCGGTGGAAGCAATGTTGGCACCAATCAAACCTATCACGTAACGGTGAATGCGACCTCGGGTAGCATCTCGTTGTCCGTGCCGGTAAATATCATCGTTGGTGATACCGGAAATAATACCTTATCGGCGACAAACGGAATAAATCTATTCTATGGACTGAATAATACCGATGTCATCACAGGCGGCTCAGGCTTCGATGGAATTGTCGCTGGTGCTGGCACCGACACCCTTACCGGAAATGGGGGAGGCGATTTTCTGGCAGGGGGTGGGCAAAGCGATACGTTCAAATACAATGCGATCACCGACTCCCAGTCGGGCGTTGTCAACAATGTTGCCAATTATGACACGATCGCCGATTTCACTTCCGGAACCGACAAGATCGATTTGACGAGCTTTACCGCTGCCGCTTTCACGACGTTCAAAACGAGTGACGTGGGAGCCGCAAGTATCGCGGCGCACACTATCGCCTGGCATTTTGACAGCGCCAACAATCAGACGATCGTCTATGCTAACCAAACCTCTGGTGCATTGGCGCAAGGTAACTCTGGGCTGCTCGAAATCCATCTGGCAGGCACCTCGTCGGTGGCAGTTGGTGATTTCCTGGATACCGGTGGCCTGTCGTTAGTAGCCCCCGCCGGCACCTCCGGCGAGCCGATCAATCTCGCCCTCACCGATCCGTCGCACGAAGGCGCGCTCGTCACCGTCACGGTGAAGGACGTGCCGTCCGGCTGGACCATCGACGGCGCGACCCATAATGCCGACGGCAGCTGGACGATCGAGTCCACCAACCTCCACGATCTGACCGTCACTACGCCGGCCAGTTTCACCGGCGCCGCAGTGCTCGACGTCCAGATGACTTGGGTGAATGCCGACGGCACCACGGGAAGCGCCTGGATCGCCGACAATGTCGAGGCCTATGCGCCGGGTTCGCCGATCTTCGCCTGGTCGGGTGACGACGTGCTGACCGGGTCCAGCGGCAACGACCTCTTTGTCTTCTCGCAGCCGATCGGCAACGATACGGTGCACAGCTTCGACGCGGCCGCCGACCAGGTCGACCTCATCGGCTATTCCGGCTTCCAGAGCTTCGCCGACGTTCAGGCGCATATGGTCGACGATACCAACGGCAATGCGGTGATCACGCTCGGCGACGGACAGTCGATCACGCTGGAGGGCGTTCATTCCTCCGCGCTCGGCGCCGGCAATTTCGCCTTCGACCAGACGCCGGTGGTCAACAATCCGGGCACCGTGACGCTCGGTGACGGCGCGATGCTGCCGCTGAGCGGCACGATCAACAACAGCGGCCTAATCGCGCTGGACTCGACCGGCAACGAAACGCTGCTTGAGCTCATCCAGCACGGCATCACGCTGCAGGGCGGCGGCCAGATCGCGCTCTCCGACAGTTATTGGAATGTGATCTCCGGCACCGGACCCGATGTTACTTTGACCAATGTCGACAACACCATCTCGGGCGCTGGCCAGCTGGGCGGCGGGATGCTCAGCCTCGACAACCAGGGCACCATCATCGCGTCCGGCGCCAACGCGCTGGTCATCGACACGGGCGGCAGCGTCGTCACCAATTCCGGGACGCTGGAGGCGACCGGTTCGGGCGGCCTGACAGTCACCGGCGCGCTGGCGAATTCCGGCATGCTGTTGGCCAATGGCGGCGACATCTTCATCCACGGCCAGGTCACCGGCGACGGCGATGCCACGATCGGCAATCTGTCGAAGCTGGAATTCGGCGCAGCCTCGTCGACGGACGTGACCTTCGCGCAGAATGCGGCCGGCACGCTGCAACTGGACGACTCGTTCGATTTCAGCGGCCGGATCGGCGGCATGACCAGCGACGACAAGATC
- a CDS encoding cadherin repeat domain-containing protein, which produces MADATKIDFESAPGHAYGVTVQASDGTLTSSQTFTIAVTDVAPSQPTDGDAATNTVSEGVANGATVGITAASSDVNGGTVTYSLTGDTSGGGFTIDSVTGIVTVADATKIDFESAPGHAYGVTVQASDGTLTSSQTFTIAVTDVAPSQPTDGDAATNTVSEGVANGATVGITAASSDVNGGTVTYSLTGDTSGGGFTIDSVTGIVTVADATKIDFESAPGHAYGVTVQASDGTLTSSQTFTIAVTDVAPSQPTDGDAATNTVSEGVANGATVGITAASSDVNGGTVTYSLTGDTSGGGFTIDSVTGIVTVADATKIDFESAPGHAYGVTVQASDGTLTSSQTFTIAVTDVAPSQPTDGDAATNTVSEGVANGATVGITAASSDVNGGTVTYSLTGDTSGGGFTIDSVTGIVTVADATKIDFESAPGHAYGVTVQASDGTLTSSQTFTIA; this is translated from the coding sequence GTGGCGGACGCCACCAAGATCGACTTCGAGAGCGCACCTGGCCACGCCTATGGCGTCACGGTTCAGGCTTCCGACGGGACCCTGACCAGCAGCCAGACCTTCACCATTGCGGTGACCGACGTTGCGCCGTCGCAGCCGACGGACGGCGATGCGGCGACCAACACGGTTTCGGAAGGCGTCGCCAACGGGGCGACGGTCGGGATCACGGCGGCCTCGAGCGACGTCAACGGCGGCACGGTCACGTACTCGCTGACCGGCGACACCTCGGGTGGCGGGTTCACGATCGACAGCGTCACCGGCATCGTGACGGTGGCGGACGCCACCAAGATCGACTTCGAGAGCGCACCTGGCCACGCCTATGGCGTCACGGTTCAGGCTTCCGACGGGACCCTGACCAGCAGCCAGACCTTCACCATTGCGGTGACCGACGTTGCGCCGTCGCAGCCGACGGACGGCGATGCGGCGACCAACACGGTTTCGGAAGGCGTCGCCAACGGGGCGACGGTCGGGATCACGGCGGCCTCGAGCGACGTCAACGGCGGCACGGTCACGTACTCGCTGACCGGCGACACCTCGGGTGGCGGGTTCACGATCGACAGCGTCACCGGCATCGTGACGGTGGCGGACGCCACCAAGATCGACTTCGAGAGCGCACCTGGCCACGCCTATGGCGTCACGGTTCAGGCTTCCGACGGGACCCTGACCAGCAGCCAGACCTTCACCATTGCGGTGACCGACGTTGCGCCGTCGCAGCCGACGGACGGCGATGCGGCGACCAACACGGTTTCGGAAGGCGTCGCCAACGGGGCGACGGTCGGGATCACGGCGGCCTCGAGCGACGTCAACGGCGGCACGGTCACGTACTCGCTGACCGGCGACACCTCGGGTGGCGGGTTCACGATCGACAGCGTCACCGGCATCGTGACGGTGGCGGACGCCACCAAGATCGACTTCGAGAGCGCACCTGGCCACGCCTATGGCGTCACGGTTCAGGCTTCCGACGGGACCCTGACCAGCAGCCAGACCTTCACCATTGCGGTGACCGACGTTGCGCCGTCGCAGCCGACGGACGGCGATGCGGCGACCAACACGGTTTCGGAAGGCGTCGCCAACGGGGCGACGGTCGGGATCACGGCGGCCTCGAGCGACGTCAACGGCGGCACGGTCACGTACTCGCTGACCGGCGACACCTCGGGTGGCGGGTTCACGATCGACAGCGTCACCGGCATCGTGACGGTGGCGGACGCCACCAAGATCGACTTCGAGAGCGCACCTGGCCACGCCTATGGCGTCACGGTTCAGGCTTCCGACGGGACCCTGACCAGCAGCCAGACCTTCACCATTGCGTGA
- a CDS encoding beta strand repeat-containing protein, with protein MQIWLSTAQLNDAAITAEIAYFKNVWLPAHISAQTGQADSAVYTFKTLDLKVTGVEKVVVLNAQGTTNHAPSTPTDSDGVVGGSVSEGAANGTTVGITAIATDADGDTVTYSLTDNAGGRFGINTITGVVTVANASLLNYETAISHTISVQANDGHGGISSQTFTIAVTDVAPSQPTDGDAATNTVSEGVANGATVGITAASSDVNGGTVTYSLTGDTSGGGFTIDSVTGIVTVADATKIDFESAPGHAYGVTVQASDGTLTSSQTFTIAVTDVAPSQPTDGDAATNTVSEGVANGATVGITAASSDVNGGTVTYSLTGDTSGGGFTIDSVTGIVTVADATKIDFESAPGHAYGVTVQASDGTLTSSQTFTIAVTDVAPSQPTDGDAATNTVSEGVANGATVGITAASSDVNGGTVTYSLTGDTSGGGFTIDSVTGIVTVADATKIDFESAPGHAYGVTVQASDGTLTSSQTFTIAVTDVAPSQPTDGDAATNTVSEGVANGATVGITAASSDVNGGTVTYSLTGDTSGGGFTIDSVTGIVTVADATKIDFESAPGHAYGVTVQASDGTLTSSQTFTIAVTDVAPSQPTDGDAATNTVSEGVANGATVGITAASSDVNGGTVTYSLTGDTSGGGFTIDSVTGIVTVADATKIDFESAPGHAYGVTVQASDGTLTSSQTFTIAVTDVAPSQPTDGDAATNTVSEGVANGATVGITAASSDVNGGTVTYSLTGDTSGGGFTIDSVTGIVTVADATKIDFESAPGHAYGVTVQASDGTLTSSQTFTIAVTDVAPSQPTDGDAATNTVSEGVANGATVGITAASSDVNGGTVTYSLTGDTSGGGFTIDSVTGIVTVADATKIDFESAPGHAYGVTVQASDGTLTSSQTFTIAVTDVAPSQPTDGDAATNTVSEGVANGATVGITAASSDVNGGTVTYSLTGDTSGGGFTIDSVTGIVTVADATKIDFESAPGHAYGVTVQASDGTLTSSQTFTIAVTDVAPSQPTDGDAATNTVSEGVANGATVGITAASSDVNGGTVTYSLTGDTSGGGFTIDSVTGIVTVADATKIDFESAPGHAYGVTVQASDGTLTSSQTFTIAVTDVAPSQPTDGDAATNTVSEGVANGATVGITAASSDVNGGTVTYSLTGDTSGGGFTIDSVTGIVTVADATKIDFESAPGHAYGVTVQASDGTLTSSQTFTIAVTDVAPSQPTDGDAATNTVSEGVANGATVGITAASSDVNGGTVTYSLTGDTSGGGFTIDSVTGIVTVADATKIDFESAPGHAYGVTVQASDGTLTSSQTFTIAVTDVAPSQPTDGDAATNTVSEGVANGATVGITAASSDVNGGTVTYSLTGDTSGGGFTIDSVTGIVTVADATKIDFESAPGHAYGVTVQASDGTLTSSQTFTIAVTDVAPSQPTDGDAATNTVSEGVANGATVGITAASSDVNGGTVTYSLTGDTSGGGFTIDSVTGIVTVADATKIDFESAPGHAYGVTVQASDGTLTSSQTFTIAVTDVAPSQPTDGDAATNTVSEGVANGATVGITAASSDVNGGTVTYSLTGDTSGGGFTIDSVTGIVTVADATKIDFESAPGHAYGVTVQASDGTLTSSQTFTIAVTDVAPSQPTDGDAARPTRFRKASPTGRRSGSRRPRATSTAARSRTR; from the coding sequence TTGCAGATATGGCTCAGCACGGCCCAGCTGAACGATGCTGCGATTACGGCGGAGATCGCATACTTCAAGAACGTTTGGCTTCCGGCACACATCAGCGCACAAACTGGCCAGGCCGATAGCGCTGTCTACACGTTCAAGACGCTTGATCTCAAGGTAACCGGTGTTGAGAAGGTTGTGGTTCTCAATGCGCAGGGAACCACAAATCACGCGCCCTCGACGCCGACCGACAGCGACGGTGTCGTTGGCGGTAGTGTCTCGGAAGGCGCTGCCAATGGCACCACGGTCGGGATCACGGCGATTGCAACTGATGCTGACGGTGACACGGTCACCTACAGCCTGACCGACAATGCCGGCGGCCGGTTTGGGATCAACACCATCACCGGCGTGGTTACGGTGGCCAACGCCTCGCTGCTCAACTACGAGACGGCAATCAGCCATACGATTTCAGTCCAGGCGAACGATGGCCACGGCGGGATAAGCAGCCAGACCTTCACCATTGCGGTGACCGACGTTGCGCCGTCGCAGCCGACGGACGGCGATGCGGCGACCAACACGGTTTCGGAAGGCGTCGCCAACGGGGCGACGGTCGGGATCACGGCGGCCTCGAGCGACGTCAACGGCGGCACGGTCACGTACTCGCTGACCGGCGACACCTCGGGTGGCGGGTTCACGATCGACAGCGTCACCGGCATCGTGACGGTGGCGGACGCCACCAAGATCGACTTCGAGAGCGCACCTGGCCACGCCTATGGCGTCACGGTTCAGGCTTCCGACGGGACCCTGACCAGCAGCCAGACCTTCACCATTGCGGTGACCGACGTTGCGCCGTCGCAGCCGACGGACGGCGATGCGGCGACCAACACGGTTTCGGAAGGCGTCGCCAACGGGGCGACGGTCGGGATCACGGCGGCCTCGAGCGACGTCAACGGCGGCACGGTCACGTACTCGCTGACCGGCGACACCTCGGGTGGCGGGTTCACGATCGACAGCGTCACCGGCATCGTGACGGTGGCGGACGCCACCAAGATCGACTTCGAGAGCGCACCTGGCCACGCCTATGGCGTCACGGTTCAGGCTTCCGACGGGACCCTGACCAGCAGCCAGACCTTCACCATTGCGGTGACCGACGTTGCGCCGTCGCAGCCGACGGACGGCGATGCGGCGACCAACACGGTTTCGGAAGGCGTCGCCAACGGGGCGACGGTCGGGATCACGGCGGCCTCGAGCGACGTCAACGGCGGCACGGTCACGTACTCGCTGACCGGCGACACCTCGGGTGGCGGGTTCACGATCGACAGCGTCACCGGCATCGTGACGGTGGCGGACGCCACCAAGATCGACTTCGAGAGCGCACCTGGCCACGCCTATGGCGTCACGGTTCAGGCTTCCGACGGGACCCTGACCAGCAGCCAGACCTTCACCATTGCGGTGACCGACGTTGCGCCGTCGCAGCCGACGGACGGCGATGCGGCGACCAACACGGTTTCGGAAGGCGTCGCCAACGGGGCGACGGTCGGGATCACGGCGGCCTCGAGCGACGTCAACGGCGGCACGGTCACGTACTCGCTGACCGGCGACACCTCGGGTGGCGGGTTCACGATCGACAGCGTCACCGGCATCGTGACGGTGGCGGACGCCACCAAGATCGACTTCGAGAGCGCACCTGGCCACGCCTATGGCGTCACGGTTCAGGCTTCCGACGGGACCCTGACCAGCAGCCAGACCTTCACCATTGCGGTGACCGACGTTGCGCCGTCGCAGCCGACGGACGGCGATGCGGCGACCAACACGGTTTCGGAAGGCGTCGCCAACGGGGCGACGGTCGGGATCACGGCGGCCTCGAGCGACGTCAACGGCGGCACGGTCACGTACTCGCTGACCGGCGACACCTCGGGTGGCGGGTTCACGATCGACAGCGTCACCGGCATCGTGACGGTGGCGGACGCCACCAAGATCGACTTCGAGAGCGCACCTGGCCACGCCTATGGCGTCACGGTTCAGGCTTCCGACGGGACCCTGACCAGCAGCCAGACCTTCACCATTGCGGTGACCGACGTTGCGCCGTCGCAGCCGACGGACGGCGATGCGGCGACCAACACGGTTTCGGAAGGCGTCGCCAACGGGGCGACGGTCGGGATCACGGCGGCCTCGAGCGACGTCAACGGCGGCACGGTCACGTACTCGCTGACCGGCGACACCTCGGGTGGCGGGTTCACGATCGACAGCGTCACCGGCATCGTGACGGTGGCGGACGCCACCAAGATCGACTTCGAGAGCGCACCTGGCCACGCCTATGGCGTCACGGTTCAGGCTTCCGACGGGACCCTGACCAGCAGCCAGACCTTCACCATTGCGGTGACCGACGTTGCGCCGTCGCAGCCGACGGACGGCGATGCGGCGACCAACACGGTTTCGGAAGGCGTCGCCAACGGGGCGACGGTCGGGATCACGGCGGCCTCGAGCGACGTCAACGGCGGCACGGTCACGTACTCGCTGACCGGCGACACCTCGGGTGGCGGGTTCACGATCGACAGCGTCACCGGCATCGTGACGGTGGCGGACGCCACCAAGATCGACTTCGAGAGCGCACCTGGCCACGCCTATGGCGTCACGGTTCAGGCTTCCGACGGGACCCTGACCAGCAGCCAGACCTTCACCATTGCGGTGACCGACGTTGCGCCGTCGCAGCCGACGGACGGCGATGCGGCGACCAACACGGTTTCGGAAGGCGTCGCCAACGGGGCGACGGTCGGGATCACGGCGGCCTCGAGCGACGTCAACGGCGGCACGGTCACGTACTCGCTGACCGGCGACACCTCGGGTGGCGGGTTCACGATCGACAGCGTCACCGGCATCGTGACGGTGGCGGACGCCACCAAGATCGACTTCGAGAGCGCACCTGGCCACGCCTATGGCGTCACGGTTCAGGCTTCCGACGGGACCCTGACCAGCAGCCAGACCTTCACCATTGCGGTGACCGACGTTGCGCCGTCGCAGCCGACGGACGGCGATGCGGCGACCAACACGGTTTCGGAAGGCGTCGCCAACGGGGCGACGGTCGGGATCACGGCGGCCTCGAGCGACGTCAACGGCGGCACGGTCACGTACTCGCTGACCGGCGACACCTCGGGTGGCGGGTTCACGATCGACAGCGTCACCGGCATCGTGACGGTGGCGGACGCCACCAAGATCGACTTCGAGAGCGCACCTGGCCACGCCTATGGCGTCACGGTTCAGGCTTCCGACGGGACCCTGACCAGCAGCCAGACCTTCACCATTGCGGTGACCGACGTTGCGCCGTCGCAGCCGACGGACGGCGATGCGGCGACCAACACGGTTTCGGAAGGCGTCGCCAACGGGGCGACGGTCGGGATCACGGCGGCCTCGAGCGACGTCAACGGCGGCACGGTCACGTACTCGCTGACCGGCGACACCTCGGGTGGCGGGTTCACGATCGACAGCGTCACCGGCATCGTGACGGTGGCGGACGCCACCAAGATCGACTTCGAGAGCGCACCTGGCCACGCCTATGGCGTCACGGTTCAGGCTTCCGACGGGACCCTGACCAGCAGCCAGACCTTCACCATTGCGGTGACCGACGTTGCGCCGTCGCAGCCGACGGACGGCGATGCGGCGACCAACACGGTTTCGGAAGGCGTCGCCAACGGGGCGACGGTCGGGATCACGGCGGCCTCGAGCGACGTCAACGGCGGCACGGTCACGTACTCGCTGACCGGCGACACCTCGGGTGGCGGGTTCACGATCGACAGCGTCACCGGCATCGTGACGGTGGCGGACGCCACCAAGATCGACTTCGAGAGCGCACCTGGCCACGCCTATGGCGTCACGGTTCAGGCTTCCGACGGGACCCTGACCAGCAGCCAGACCTTCACCATTGCGGTGACCGACGTTGCGCCGTCGCAGCCGACGGACGGCGATGCGGCGACCAACACGGTTTCGGAAGGCGTCGCCAACGGGGCGACGGTCGGGATCACGGCGGCCTCGAGCGACGTCAACGGCGGCACGGTCACGTACTCGCTGACCGGCGACACCTCGGGTGGCGGGTTCACGATCGACAGCGTCACCGGCATCGTGACGGTGGCGGACGCCACCAAGATCGACTTCGAGAGCGCACCTGGCCACGCCTATGGCGTCACGGTTCAGGCTTCCGACGGGACCCTGACCAGCAGCCAGACCTTCACCATTGCGGTGACCGACGTTGCGCCGTCGCAGCCGACGGACGGCGATGCGGCGACCAACACGGTTTCGGAAGGCGTCGCCAACGGGGCGACGGTCGGGATCACGGCGGCCTCGAGCGACGTCAACGGCGGCACGGTCACGTACTCGCTGACCGGCGACACCTCGGGTGGCGGGTTCACGATCGACAGCGTCACCGGCATCGTGACGGTGGCGGACGCCACCAAGATCGACTTCGAGAGCGCACCTGGCCACGCCTATGGCGTCACGGTTCAGGCTTCCGACGGGACCCTGACCAGCAGCCAGACCTTCACCATTGCGGTGACCGACGTTGCGCCGTCGCAGCCGACGGACGGCGATGCGGCGACCAACACGGTTTCGGAAGGCGTCGCCAACGGGGCGACGGTCGGGATCACGGCGGCCTCGAGCGACGTCAACGGCGGCACGGTCACGTACTCGCTGACCGGCGACACCTCGGGTGGCGGGTTCACGATCGACAGCGTCACCGGCATCGTGACGGTGGCGGACGCCACCAAGATCGACTTCGAGAGCGCACCTGGCCACGCCTATGGCGTCACGGTTCAGGCTTCCGACGGGACCCTGACCAGCAGCCAGACCTTCACCATTGCGGTGACCGACGTTGCGCCGTCGCAGCCGACGGACGGCGATGCGGCGCGACCAACACGGTTTCGGAAGGCGTCGCCAACGGGGCGACGGTCGGGATCACGGCGGCCTCGAGCGACGTCAACGGCGGCACGGTCACGTACTCGCTGA
- a CDS encoding patatin-like phospholipase family protein, producing MSPTFAVAFGGGGARGLAHIHAIEALDELGIRPVAIAGSSIGAIMGAGMAAGMTGAEMHDYARSILGRRAEVAARMWRSRPGTIAEAMQGGIRVGQFNVERILRAFLPAAIPETFEALKIPLKVTATDYFGHKLAVFCEGDLHSALAASAAIPAVFRPVTRDGRVLIDGGIYNPVPFDLIEKDADIIIAIDVVGAPSEVERKHPTTVDLMYGATQLMMQSIIAHKLTQNPPDILIRPAVSKYRVLDFLKIETLMADTVGIKDELKRAVEKAVAEHSGQRGKKAVRFMSRNGNSTLPLSHSARKRD from the coding sequence ATGAGCCCGACGTTCGCCGTGGCCTTCGGCGGCGGCGGCGCGCGCGGACTCGCGCATATCCATGCCATCGAGGCGCTGGACGAGCTTGGCATCAGGCCGGTGGCGATCGCCGGCTCCTCGATCGGCGCCATCATGGGCGCCGGCATGGCCGCCGGCATGACCGGAGCCGAGATGCACGACTATGCCCGCTCCATCCTCGGTCGCCGCGCCGAGGTGGCGGCGCGCATGTGGCGCTCGCGGCCGGGCACGATCGCCGAGGCCATGCAAGGCGGCATCCGCGTCGGCCAGTTCAATGTCGAGCGCATCCTGAGGGCCTTCCTGCCGGCGGCGATCCCCGAAACGTTCGAGGCGCTGAAGATCCCGCTCAAGGTGACGGCGACCGACTATTTCGGCCACAAGCTCGCCGTCTTCTGCGAAGGCGACCTGCATTCGGCCCTTGCCGCCTCTGCCGCCATTCCGGCGGTATTCCGCCCGGTGACGCGTGACGGCCGCGTGCTGATCGACGGCGGCATCTACAACCCGGTGCCCTTCGATCTTATCGAGAAGGACGCCGACATCATCATCGCCATCGACGTGGTGGGCGCGCCCAGCGAAGTCGAGCGCAAGCACCCGACAACCGTCGACCTGATGTACGGCGCCACGCAATTGATGATGCAGTCGATCATCGCCCACAAGCTGACGCAAAACCCGCCCGACATCCTGATCCGCCCGGCCGTCTCGAAATACCGCGTGCTCGATTTCCTGAAGATCGAGACGCTGATGGCCGACACAGTCGGGATCAAGGACGAGCTGAAGCGCGCCGTCGAGAAGGCGGTGGCGGAGCACAGCGGCCAACGCGGCAAGAAGGCAGTGCGATTCATGTCGCGGAACGGAAACAGCACATTGCCTCTCAGCCATTCAGCGCGTAAGCGCGACTGA